One Amycolatopsis thermophila DNA segment encodes these proteins:
- a CDS encoding ABC transporter permease, translated as MRRSGGLRAVLIAFGILTGAWLVVPTLIVIPISFSGEDSFAFPPRSWSLQHYVTFFTESSWLTSLLVSLQLALIVTAVATVLGTMAAFALAGRKFRGKGAVDGLLMAPLIVPGIVVAVAMYAAFLGWGLIGTPAGFIAAHTVLALPFVTVNVTAALAGFERVLERASASLGAAPWTTFRSVTFPLIRPGVLAGALFAFVTSFDEVVVSLFIQSPTLQTLPVRMFTSVTNEVDPTIAAASTVVLVVSTALLGLATLTRRNRRAA; from the coding sequence ATGAGGAGAAGCGGTGGCCTGCGCGCCGTCCTGATCGCCTTCGGCATCCTCACCGGCGCGTGGCTGGTGGTGCCGACGCTGATCGTGATCCCGATCAGCTTCTCCGGCGAGGACAGCTTCGCCTTCCCGCCCCGGTCCTGGAGCCTCCAGCACTACGTCACGTTCTTCACCGAGTCGAGCTGGCTCACCTCGCTGCTGGTCTCGCTGCAGCTCGCCCTGATCGTCACCGCGGTGGCGACCGTGCTCGGGACCATGGCCGCCTTCGCGCTCGCGGGACGGAAGTTCCGCGGCAAGGGCGCGGTCGACGGACTGCTGATGGCGCCGCTCATCGTGCCGGGCATCGTGGTCGCGGTCGCGATGTACGCGGCGTTCCTCGGCTGGGGGCTGATCGGCACCCCGGCCGGGTTCATCGCGGCCCACACGGTGCTGGCCCTGCCCTTCGTGACGGTCAACGTGACAGCCGCGCTGGCCGGCTTCGAGCGCGTGCTCGAGCGCGCCTCGGCCAGCCTGGGCGCCGCGCCGTGGACGACGTTCCGGTCGGTCACCTTCCCGCTGATCCGGCCCGGCGTGCTCGCCGGCGCCCTGTTCGCGTTCGTCACCTCGTTCGACGAGGTCGTCGTGTCCCTGTTCATCCAGTCCCCCACGCTGCAGACCCTGCCGGTCCGGATGTTCACCTCCGTGACCAACGAGGTCGACCCGACCATCGCGGCGGCCTCCACCGTCGTGCTCGTGGTCTCCACCGCCCTGCTGGGACTGGCCACCCTGACGAGGAGGAACCGCCGTGCGGCCTGA
- a CDS encoding ABC transporter permease, giving the protein MAVTSPSSTIPRASRRGTSPPAHRGRHRMRRLGLLLVAPALVVLVVFFVVPALRLLWLSVTTPQSGFGNYTAIVTDDVALTIVLRTLGMAVIVTIVCLLCAYPYAYLMTIASSRWRAVLLAVVLVPFWTSLMARTFAWVVLLQDNGVVNSLLRAIGIGQVRLLGTTAGVTLAMAQVMLPFVVLPVYTTMRGIDRRLVDAALSLGARPVTAFLRVYLPLSLPGVAAGATLVMVLSLGFYVTPSLVGSPQQSMLAQFISVQVNQLVNFGGAGALAVALLVLTLVLVGGVQFATRTKGTRATGTSIAGGAAL; this is encoded by the coding sequence ATGGCTGTGACCTCCCCTTCCAGCACGATCCCGCGCGCCAGCCGGCGCGGGACCTCGCCGCCCGCGCACCGCGGCCGGCACCGGATGCGCCGGCTCGGCCTGCTCCTCGTGGCCCCCGCGCTCGTCGTGCTGGTCGTCTTCTTCGTGGTGCCCGCGCTGCGCCTGCTGTGGTTGTCGGTGACCACCCCGCAGTCCGGTTTCGGCAACTACACCGCCATCGTGACCGACGACGTGGCGCTCACGATCGTCCTGCGCACGCTCGGCATGGCGGTGATCGTGACGATCGTGTGCCTGCTCTGCGCCTACCCGTACGCGTACCTGATGACGATCGCCTCGTCCCGGTGGCGCGCGGTCCTCCTCGCCGTCGTGCTGGTCCCGTTCTGGACGTCGCTGATGGCCCGCACGTTCGCCTGGGTCGTGCTGCTCCAGGACAACGGCGTCGTGAACTCGCTGCTGCGCGCGATCGGGATCGGGCAGGTCCGCCTGCTGGGCACGACCGCCGGCGTGACCCTGGCGATGGCGCAGGTCATGCTGCCGTTCGTGGTGCTGCCGGTGTACACCACGATGCGCGGGATCGACCGCCGCCTGGTCGATGCCGCGCTCTCGCTCGGCGCCCGCCCGGTCACCGCCTTCCTGCGGGTGTACCTGCCGCTGTCGCTGCCCGGGGTGGCCGCGGGCGCGACGCTGGTGATGGTCCTGTCGCTCGGGTTCTACGTGACGCCCTCGCTCGTCGGTTCGCCGCAGCAATCCATGCTCGCCCAGTTCATCTCCGTCCAGGTCAACCAGCTCGTGAACTTCGGCGGCGCCGGGGCGCTCGCCGTCGCGCTGCTCGTGCTCACCCTCGTGCTCGTCGGGGGCGTGCAGTTCGCGACGCGCACCAAGGGGACCCGGGCGACCGGAACGAGCATCGCCGGAGGTGCGGCACTATGA
- a CDS encoding extracellular solute-binding protein, with amino-acid sequence MRLRGRLGTALVLAGVVGLTTTACFGQAGSSGGSAQSVVFANTGGALAEVFKQNAYGDLSAKGITVSEESPNNEAKLTAMVQGGKPTWDVYYSTPYTAIGKCGTLFEKIDYSRIDTSGLDPAQMSECGVPVLNSYFVLVYNKDKYGANPPTSWADFYDPAKFPGTRGIMNFAKDAGMETALLASGVPSDKLYPLDYDKAFATLDKIRSDVRFYDTGAQQTQALQSGEIDMMLAWPGRAYDAAKSGAHLGVVFDKPLKYFDVLTIVKGAPHADAAYALINALLGQRNQQAIVDRLPYGAVNSAVGRSSDPAIDAFVADDAKAKGTVVVRDNDWWAKNLDEATRRWTTWVNG; translated from the coding sequence GTGCGCCTCAGGGGACGTCTGGGAACGGCACTGGTGCTGGCCGGTGTGGTGGGACTGACGACGACGGCTTGTTTCGGCCAGGCGGGCAGTTCCGGCGGGAGCGCGCAGAGCGTCGTCTTCGCCAACACCGGCGGAGCGCTGGCCGAGGTGTTCAAGCAGAACGCGTACGGCGACCTGTCCGCCAAGGGCATCACGGTGTCCGAGGAATCGCCGAACAACGAGGCGAAGCTGACCGCGATGGTGCAGGGCGGAAAGCCGACCTGGGACGTCTACTACTCCACGCCGTACACGGCGATCGGCAAGTGCGGCACCCTGTTCGAGAAGATCGACTACAGCAGGATCGACACCAGCGGGCTCGACCCCGCCCAGATGTCCGAGTGCGGCGTCCCGGTGCTCAACTCCTACTTCGTGCTCGTCTACAACAAGGACAAGTACGGCGCGAACCCGCCGACGAGCTGGGCCGACTTCTACGACCCGGCGAAGTTCCCCGGCACGCGCGGCATCATGAACTTCGCCAAGGACGCGGGCATGGAAACCGCGTTGCTGGCCAGTGGCGTGCCCTCCGACAAGCTCTACCCGCTCGACTACGACAAGGCGTTCGCGACGCTGGACAAGATCCGCTCCGACGTCCGCTTCTACGACACCGGCGCCCAGCAGACCCAGGCCCTGCAGTCGGGCGAGATCGACATGATGCTGGCCTGGCCCGGACGCGCCTACGACGCGGCCAAGAGCGGGGCCCACCTCGGCGTCGTGTTCGACAAGCCGCTCAAGTACTTCGACGTGCTCACCATCGTCAAGGGTGCCCCGCACGCCGACGCTGCCTACGCCCTGATCAACGCGCTGCTCGGGCAGCGCAACCAGCAGGCCATTGTGGACCGCCTGCCCTACGGCGCGGTCAACTCGGCCGTGGGCCGGTCGTCCGACCCGGCCATCGACGCCTTCGTCGCCGACGACGCCAAGGCCAAGGGCACCGTGGTGGTGCGGGACAACGACTGGTGGGCCAAGAACCTGGACGAGGCCACGCGACGCTGGACGACGTGGGTGAACGGATGA
- a CDS encoding N,N-dimethylformamidase beta subunit family domain-containing protein: MRLVGYADRLSVRAGERVAFQLSTDHAEVRPGIVRLRQPGSPRHERALAEEPVDADLPAVLPGRSQTTTSGSHAVAAVNRALDEIGMAVWFQPTLPGPDARPLLSVGDLVLEVSSSAVLLRRGGRVVAELAATVRERVWAFAGATVDTSGAVRLFLHRRDLPAESVPARTEPVRADHPVLLLGSDGRGTAGLGHTFNGKVARPVVSATAWPESTTAALAAGASPLDVLPGGSTSVLDLAADPGGTRVPDLGGLTSGAEIRHLPGRGVPGPFWTGAETDFRRSPAEFDALHLHDDDLADAGWETDLTWTVPAGLLSGVYALKVTAGEDTDRIPVVVTPAVHTAPVLVVLPTWTYLAYANWRTYAEYEEERLALYGERRGVDERDRWLVEHPEFGRSLYDVHTDGSGVFHSTRRRPIVNLRPDYYTPTTRGFRHFAQDLQLLAWLDERGENYAVVTDDEVEREGTALLSRYRVVLTGSHPEYCSGGMLDSYLAYTRAGGRLMYLGGNGFYQVTARHPGHPDAIEIRRGHAGVATWVSDPGEEHLSATGERGGLWRMRGRAPNVLAGVGFTAQGHDRASGYRRSDASTDPAVSWVFDGVKAGAGEIFGDEGPGLGGAAGDELDRADIALGTPDGAIVLASSVGHSAKIALVPEETDHGYAAPPPGIHPKVRADIVLFGRPGGGAVFSVGSIAWSTAMTHDDGDNDTARVTANVLDRFRDSAGPVLGPGA, encoded by the coding sequence ATGAGACTCGTCGGATACGCCGACCGGTTGTCCGTCCGCGCGGGTGAGCGCGTCGCCTTCCAGCTGAGCACGGACCACGCCGAGGTCCGGCCCGGGATCGTGCGCCTGCGGCAGCCCGGCTCACCCCGCCACGAGCGCGCACTGGCCGAGGAGCCCGTGGACGCGGACTTGCCCGCAGTCCTCCCGGGACGGTCGCAGACGACGACCTCCGGGTCGCACGCCGTGGCGGCCGTCAACCGCGCCCTGGACGAGATCGGCATGGCGGTGTGGTTCCAGCCGACGCTGCCCGGTCCCGATGCCCGACCCCTGCTGTCCGTCGGCGACCTCGTGCTCGAGGTGTCCTCGTCCGCGGTGCTGCTGCGGCGCGGCGGACGGGTCGTCGCCGAACTGGCGGCGACGGTCCGGGAACGCGTCTGGGCGTTCGCGGGCGCCACTGTGGACACATCCGGGGCGGTGCGGCTGTTCCTGCACCGGCGGGACCTGCCGGCGGAATCGGTGCCGGCGCGCACGGAGCCGGTGCGCGCCGACCACCCGGTGCTGTTGCTGGGCAGCGACGGGCGCGGGACCGCCGGCCTCGGGCACACGTTCAACGGCAAGGTGGCGCGGCCGGTGGTGTCCGCCACGGCCTGGCCGGAGAGCACCACCGCGGCGCTGGCGGCCGGGGCGAGTCCGCTCGACGTGCTCCCGGGCGGCAGTACCAGTGTCCTCGACCTCGCCGCCGACCCCGGCGGAACCCGCGTGCCGGACCTGGGCGGCCTGACCTCCGGCGCGGAGATCCGTCACCTGCCCGGCCGGGGCGTGCCGGGCCCGTTCTGGACCGGCGCGGAGACGGACTTCCGGCGCTCGCCGGCCGAGTTCGACGCCCTGCACCTGCACGACGACGACCTCGCCGACGCCGGGTGGGAGACCGATCTGACGTGGACGGTGCCCGCCGGCCTGCTCAGCGGTGTCTACGCCCTCAAGGTCACCGCGGGCGAGGACACCGACCGGATCCCGGTCGTCGTCACCCCGGCGGTGCACACGGCGCCGGTCCTGGTCGTCTTGCCCACCTGGACCTACCTCGCCTACGCGAACTGGCGCACCTACGCCGAGTACGAGGAGGAACGCCTCGCCCTCTACGGGGAACGGCGCGGCGTCGACGAGCGGGACCGGTGGCTGGTCGAGCACCCCGAGTTCGGGCGCTCGCTCTACGACGTCCACACCGACGGCAGCGGCGTGTTCCACTCGACCCGCCGCCGCCCGATCGTCAACCTCCGTCCCGACTACTACACGCCGACGACCCGCGGGTTCCGGCACTTCGCCCAGGACCTGCAGCTGCTCGCGTGGCTCGACGAACGCGGGGAGAACTACGCGGTCGTGACCGACGACGAGGTCGAGCGCGAGGGAACCGCTCTGCTCAGCCGCTACCGGGTGGTGCTGACCGGCTCCCACCCCGAGTACTGCTCGGGCGGCATGCTCGACTCCTACCTCGCCTACACCCGCGCCGGGGGACGGCTGATGTACCTGGGCGGCAACGGGTTCTACCAGGTCACCGCGCGCCATCCGGGGCATCCGGACGCCATCGAGATCCGCCGCGGGCACGCGGGTGTCGCCACCTGGGTGTCCGACCCCGGCGAGGAACACCTGTCCGCGACGGGGGAGCGGGGCGGGTTGTGGCGCATGCGCGGCCGCGCGCCGAACGTGCTGGCCGGCGTCGGGTTCACCGCCCAGGGGCACGACCGGGCAAGCGGGTACCGCCGCTCGGACGCGAGCACCGACCCGGCCGTGTCGTGGGTGTTCGACGGCGTCAAGGCCGGCGCCGGGGAGATTTTCGGCGACGAGGGGCCCGGACTGGGCGGCGCCGCCGGCGACGAGCTGGACCGGGCCGACATCGCGCTCGGCACCCCGGACGGCGCGATCGTCCTGGCCTCCTCGGTGGGACATTCGGCGAAGATCGCCCTGGTACCGGAAGAGACCGACCACGGCTACGCCGCACCGCCACCCGGCATCCACCCCAAGGTCCGCGCCGACATCGTCCTCTTCGGACGCCCCGGGGGCGGGGCCGTCTTCTCCGTCGGGTCCATCGCCTGGTCGACGGCGATGACCCACGACGACGGCGACAACGACACCGCCCGCGTCACGGCGAACGTCCTGGACCGCTTCCGCGACAGCGCGGGGCCCGTCCTCGGCCCCGGCGCGTGA
- a CDS encoding transketolase yields MGERPVPPTATAGTDLIERLSERARFVRTETVRLTRIAGAGHYSAVFSCAELFSVLYYSRLRIDPARPDWPGRDRFVLSKGHAAIGLYPVLADLGYFDPSELDTYTRLGSPFGDHPDMNKIPGVDFSSGSLGHGLSVSVGMALAGRLSSLDYRVYCMLGDGELAEGQVWEAAMAASHFGLGNVVAIVDANQLGIDGFVRDVMAAEPIEQRFAAFGWQTHRVDGHDLRALLEVFGALPDQAGRRPQVIIADTIKGKGVKRMELSPDWHVGNLAGADYDDVMAELGRGEGS; encoded by the coding sequence ATGGGAGAACGACCAGTGCCACCGACGGCCACCGCCGGCACCGACCTGATCGAACGGCTCAGCGAGCGCGCACGGTTCGTGCGCACCGAAACCGTCCGGCTGACCCGCATCGCCGGAGCGGGCCACTACAGCGCGGTGTTCTCCTGCGCCGAGCTGTTCAGCGTCCTCTACTACAGCCGGCTCCGGATCGACCCGGCCCGTCCGGACTGGCCCGGCCGCGACCGGTTCGTGCTCAGCAAGGGCCACGCGGCCATCGGCCTCTACCCGGTGCTGGCCGACCTCGGCTACTTCGACCCGTCCGAACTGGACACCTACACCCGGCTGGGCAGCCCGTTCGGCGACCACCCGGACATGAACAAGATCCCCGGGGTCGACTTCTCCTCGGGATCGCTGGGGCACGGGCTGTCGGTGTCGGTCGGCATGGCGCTGGCCGGACGCCTGTCCTCCCTGGACTACCGCGTGTACTGCATGCTCGGCGACGGCGAACTCGCCGAGGGGCAGGTGTGGGAGGCCGCGATGGCGGCGAGCCACTTCGGGCTCGGCAACGTCGTGGCGATCGTCGACGCGAACCAGCTCGGGATCGACGGATTCGTCCGCGACGTGATGGCGGCGGAGCCGATCGAGCAGCGGTTCGCGGCCTTCGGCTGGCAGACCCACCGCGTGGACGGGCACGATCTGCGCGCGCTGCTGGAGGTGTTCGGCGCACTGCCGGACCAGGCCGGGCGCCGCCCGCAGGTGATCATCGCCGACACGATCAAGGGCAAGGGCGTGAAACGGATGGAGCTCAGCCCGGACTGGCACGTCGGCAACCTCGCCGGGGCCGACTACGACGACGTGATGGCCGAACTCGGCCGCGGGGAGGGCTCGTGA
- a CDS encoding transketolase family protein, with amino-acid sequence MTTQAQDQSEIFNGTAAVGFKDARSADGTDTRAIPAFVFGEELAALADSDPRVVVLTADLGRSNRALDFAARHPDRFVNVGIAEKNMVTIAAGMASCGYVPFAATFGSFAALLCAEQIRTDCAYPGLPVRIVGHHSGMSMGFYGTSHHSLEDLGMMRTIAGLTVVCATDAHHLRALLRLSLHHPGAMYLRLGRGRDPQVYDAVPDLVPGRAVTLRDGDDLTIIATGSETHPALEAAAILAERGVSARVLDMWTISPLDRDAVRAAAAETGAILTVEEGNVTGGLGSAVAEVLADAGVSVPLRRHGVPDEHVPVGPPAALYAHYQLDAPGIAAVAQDLLKGSQA; translated from the coding sequence GTGACCACGCAGGCGCAGGACCAGTCCGAGATCTTCAACGGCACGGCCGCCGTCGGGTTCAAGGACGCGCGCTCGGCGGACGGCACCGACACCAGGGCGATCCCGGCCTTCGTGTTCGGCGAGGAACTGGCGGCCCTCGCGGACAGCGACCCCCGGGTCGTCGTGCTGACCGCCGACCTGGGCCGGTCCAACCGCGCACTGGACTTCGCCGCCCGCCACCCGGACCGGTTCGTCAACGTCGGCATCGCCGAGAAGAACATGGTCACCATCGCGGCGGGGATGGCCTCGTGCGGGTACGTGCCGTTCGCGGCCACCTTCGGGTCGTTCGCCGCCCTGCTGTGCGCCGAGCAGATCCGCACCGACTGCGCCTACCCCGGCCTGCCGGTGCGGATCGTGGGGCACCACTCCGGCATGTCGATGGGCTTCTACGGGACCAGCCACCACAGCCTCGAAGACCTCGGCATGATGCGGACGATCGCCGGCCTCACCGTCGTCTGCGCCACCGACGCCCACCACCTGCGGGCGCTGCTGCGCCTGTCCCTGCACCACCCCGGCGCGATGTACCTGCGCCTGGGGCGCGGCCGGGATCCGCAGGTCTACGACGCGGTACCGGACCTCGTGCCCGGGCGCGCCGTGACCCTGCGGGACGGGGACGACCTGACGATCATCGCCACCGGCTCCGAAACGCACCCCGCGCTGGAGGCCGCCGCGATCCTCGCGGAACGGGGCGTTTCGGCCCGGGTGCTCGACATGTGGACCATCTCGCCGCTCGACCGCGACGCCGTCCGCGCCGCGGCCGCGGAGACCGGCGCCATCCTCACCGTCGAGGAGGGCAACGTCACTGGCGGCCTCGGCAGCGCGGTGGCGGAGGTGCTCGCCGACGCCGGGGTCTCCGTTCCGCTGCGCCGGCACGGGGTACCGGACGAGCACGTGCCGGTCGGGCCGCCCGCCGCGCTCTACGCGCACTACCAGCTCGACGCGCCCGGTATCGCCGCGGTCGCCCAGGACCTGTTGAAGGGGAGTCAAGCATGA